In Burkholderia sp. GAS332, one DNA window encodes the following:
- a CDS encoding Head domain of trimeric autotransporter adhesin: protein MNKAHRIVWNAVTGTWTAVAEIAKGRSKGTGRAALTVIATVVALGALPGTVAAAEDCTTADGKAGTTDAAGACVVPSTTGKLLGASLLGASDSTVINIYGIGTSPVAKNTGDVAIGSETVADSSGGASDHAATAVGYGARAVGARTVALGMYANASATDALAFGYKGTASAAGAVAIGAGSSASGTNSVALGFGSVANRANTVSVGSTTATRQIVNVAAGSEETDAVNVKQLKDVGIKLDSSGYVTNTFVAYDDMTKGSATLGGTSGTTLKNVKAGEVSVSSSDAVNGSQLYTTNESVDKNTKDISTLKTAITNIDSGSIGLVQQDATSHAITVASATAGTTVDFTGTAGARQLKGVSKGTADTDAVNVAQLNDVDTRAQDGISGLNGDMTSVKDGITGLNGDMASVKDGINGLNGDMASVKDGVNGLNGEMASVKDGIDGINGSITSITNQITSGELGLVQQDATTRNLTVAANTDGATVDFTGTAGTRQLKGVSAGADDTDAVNVAQMKDVDTRAQDGISGLNGDMASVKDGVNGLNGEMASVKDGIDGINGSITSITNQITSGELGLVQQDATTRNLTVAANTDGAAVDFTGTAGTRQLKGVSAGADDTDAVNVAQMKDVDTRAQDGISGLNGDMASVKDGINGLNGDMASVKDGVNGLNGEMASVKDGIDGINGSITSITNQITSGELGLVQQDATSQAITVASATAGRTVDFTGTAGTRQLKGVSAGADDTDAVNVAQMKDVDTRAQDGINGLNGDMASVKDGVNGLNGDMASVKDGINGLNGEMASVKDGIDGINGSITSITNQINNGELGLVQQDQTTRDLTVASDKDGAHVNFAGTAGSRELIGVAAGTTSNSAVNVGQLSPVVASLGGDAQVNADGSVTGPTYHVQGGTQNTVGGALNSLDNGLSTLQTQINNGSIGMVTQNQTSRDILVGAATDGLRVNMAGTAGNRVVTGVAAGAVNASSSDAVNGAQLHTNAKSTADALGGGSTVNEDGTISMPTYNVGGTTVNGVGAAITNIDGRVTQNTSDIASLQTTVGTMSGSVANAVSYDSAAHNQVTLGGSASAPKVKLTNLQDGELSATSSDAVTGSQLWNTNQQVANLNQAVQNQQSTGSSSIATDTGGPAASATGSGSMAMGGGAQASGDNSVALGAGSVADQANTVSVGSPGNERRITNVADGQGPTDAVNMRQFQQGIGSVARNAYSGVAAATALTMIPDVDPGKTIAVGIGTGNYKGYQAVSLGMSARITQNLKIKAGAGMSSADTTYGVGAAYQW, encoded by the coding sequence ATGAACAAGGCTCATCGGATCGTTTGGAACGCTGTAACAGGCACTTGGACCGCTGTGGCAGAAATCGCCAAGGGTCGAAGCAAGGGGACGGGGCGCGCGGCGCTGACGGTAATCGCAACAGTTGTAGCACTGGGCGCGCTGCCAGGCACTGTGGCTGCAGCGGAAGACTGTACCACCGCGGACGGGAAAGCTGGTACAACTGACGCGGCAGGTGCGTGCGTGGTGCCCTCCACCACCGGGAAGCTACTGGGTGCAAGTCTGTTAGGGGCCTCCGACAGTACGGTAATCAATATCTATGGGATCGGCACCAGTCCGGTGGCAAAGAATACGGGTGACGTCGCTATTGGCTCGGAAACTGTCGCCGATAGCTCAGGGGGGGCCTCCGATCATGCAGCCACCGCTGTAGGTTACGGTGCACGAGCGGTCGGAGCGCGCACCGTGGCTCTCGGCATGTATGCCAACGCCAGTGCTACCGATGCTCTCGCGTTCGGTTACAAGGGGACAGCTTCTGCCGCCGGTGCCGTTGCGATCGGTGCTGGGTCCAGTGCATCTGGCACGAACTCCGTCGCGCTGGGCTTTGGGTCAGTGGCAAACCGCGCCAACACAGTTTCCGTGGGCTCCACAACCGCGACACGCCAGATCGTGAACGTCGCGGCGGGTTCAGAAGAAACCGATGCGGTGAACGTCAAGCAGTTGAAGGATGTCGGTATCAAGCTCGATTCGAGCGGCTACGTCACGAACACATTCGTCGCATACGACGATATGACCAAAGGCTCAGCGACGCTGGGTGGCACATCGGGTACGACGCTCAAGAACGTCAAGGCTGGCGAGGTGTCGGTATCGAGCTCCGACGCAGTGAACGGCTCGCAGCTGTACACGACAAACGAGAGCGTCGACAAGAACACCAAGGACATCTCGACGCTGAAAACGGCGATCACGAACATCGACAGCGGCTCAATCGGTCTTGTGCAGCAGGATGCGACGAGCCACGCAATCACTGTGGCGAGCGCGACAGCGGGCACGACGGTGGACTTCACCGGCACGGCGGGCGCGCGTCAACTGAAGGGTGTGTCGAAAGGCACGGCCGATACGGACGCAGTGAACGTTGCGCAGTTGAATGATGTGGACACGCGCGCTCAGGACGGCATCAGTGGCCTGAACGGCGACATGACTTCGGTGAAGGACGGCATCACCGGCCTGAACGGTGACATGGCTTCGGTGAAGGACGGCATCAACGGCCTGAACGGTGACATGGCCTCGGTAAAGGACGGCGTCAACGGCCTGAATGGCGAAATGGCCTCGGTAAAGGATGGTATCGACGGCATCAACGGCAGTATCACCAGCATCACGAACCAGATTACCAGCGGTGAACTCGGTCTGGTGCAGCAGGACGCGACGACGCGCAACCTCACTGTTGCGGCAAACACGGATGGTGCGACGGTGGACTTCACGGGCACGGCGGGCACGCGTCAGTTGAAGGGTGTGTCGGCAGGCGCGGACGATACGGATGCAGTGAACGTTGCGCAGATGAAGGATGTGGATACGCGCGCTCAGGACGGCATTAGCGGCCTGAACGGTGACATGGCATCGGTGAAGGATGGCGTTAACGGCCTGAATGGCGAAATGGCATCGGTAAAGGATGGTATCGACGGCATCAACGGCAGTATCACCAGCATTACGAACCAGATTACCAGCGGTGAACTCGGTCTGGTGCAGCAGGACGCGACGACGCGCAACCTCACTGTTGCGGCAAACACGGATGGTGCGGCGGTGGACTTCACGGGCACGGCGGGCACGCGTCAGTTGAAGGGTGTGTCGGCAGGCGCGGACGATACGGATGCAGTGAACGTTGCGCAGATGAAGGATGTGGATACGCGCGCTCAGGACGGCATCAGCGGCCTGAACGGTGACATGGCGTCGGTGAAGGATGGCATCAACGGCCTGAACGGTGACATGGCCTCGGTAAAGGACGGCGTCAACGGCCTGAATGGCGAAATGGCATCGGTAAAGGATGGTATCGACGGCATCAACGGCAGTATCACCAGCATCACGAACCAGATTACCAGTGGTGAACTGGGCCTGGTGCAGCAGGACGCGACGAGCCAAGCCATCACGGTGGCGAGTGCGACAGCGGGCAGGACGGTGGACTTCACGGGCACGGCGGGCACGCGTCAGTTGAAGGGTGTGTCGGCAGGCGCGGACGATACGGATGCAGTGAACGTTGCGCAGATGAAGGATGTGGATACGCGTGCGCAGGACGGCATCAACGGCCTGAACGGCGACATGGCGTCGGTGAAGGATGGCGTCAACGGCCTGAATGGTGACATGGCATCGGTGAAGGACGGCATCAATGGCCTGAACGGCGAAATGGCATCGGTGAAGGATGGTATCGACGGCATCAACGGCAGTATCACCAGCATCACGAACCAGATCAACAACGGCGAACTGGGTCTGGTGCAACAGGATCAGACCACGCGTGACCTGACGGTTGCGAGCGACAAGGACGGCGCGCACGTCAACTTCGCGGGCACCGCAGGCTCGCGCGAACTGATCGGTGTCGCAGCCGGCACGACGAGCAACTCCGCAGTCAACGTTGGTCAGTTGAGCCCGGTTGTTGCGTCGCTCGGCGGCGATGCGCAGGTCAATGCCGATGGTTCGGTCACCGGCCCGACGTATCACGTGCAGGGCGGCACGCAGAACACGGTCGGCGGCGCACTCAATTCGCTCGATAACGGTCTGTCGACGCTGCAGACGCAGATCAACAACGGCAGTATCGGCATGGTCACGCAAAATCAGACCTCGCGCGACATCCTTGTCGGTGCGGCGACGGACGGTCTGCGGGTCAATATGGCCGGCACAGCGGGTAACCGTGTCGTGACGGGAGTTGCGGCAGGTGCGGTCAATGCGTCAAGCAGCGACGCGGTGAACGGCGCGCAATTGCATACAAACGCCAAGAGTACGGCAGACGCCTTGGGCGGCGGTTCGACCGTCAATGAGGACGGCACGATCTCGATGCCCACGTACAACGTGGGTGGCACGACCGTGAACGGCGTCGGCGCAGCAATCACCAACATCGACGGTCGTGTGACGCAGAACACGTCGGACATCGCTAGCCTGCAAACAACTGTCGGCACGATGAGCGGCTCGGTGGCGAACGCGGTGTCGTATGACAGCGCGGCACACAACCAGGTGACGTTGGGCGGTTCGGCCAGCGCGCCGAAGGTGAAGCTGACCAATTTGCAGGACGGTGAACTGTCGGCGACGAGCTCAGATGCGGTAACTGGCTCGCAGCTGTGGAACACCAACCAGCAAGTGGCTAACCTGAACCAGGCGGTGCAGAACCAGCAGTCGACCGGCAGCAGCAGCATCGCGACAGACACAGGTGGTCCGGCCGCATCGGCGACCGGCAGCGGTTCGATGGCGATGGGCGGCGGTGCTCAGGCAAGTGGCGACAACTCGGTGGCACTCGGCGCAGGCTCGGTGGCAGATCAGGCGAACACCGTATCGGTGGGTTCACCGGGCAACGAGCGCCGTATCACGAACGTCGCCGACGGCCAAGGCCCGACCGACGCCGTGAACATGCGTCAGTTCCAGCAGGGTATCGGCTCGGTCGCGCGTAATGCTTATAGCGGTGTTGCCGCTGCTACAGCGCTGACGATGATTCCCGACGTCGATCCGGGCAAGACGATCGCAGTTGGCATTGGTACCGGCAACTACAAGGGCTATCAGGCTGTATCGCTGGGCATGTCGGCGCGTATCACTCAGAACCTGAAGATCAAGGCAGGTGCGGGGATGAGCTCGGCGGATACGACTTATGGCGTGGGTGCAGCGTACCAGTGGTAA
- a CDS encoding transcriptional regulator, RpiR family, whose protein sequence is MMLSQVIEMRDQLRPSERKLADYVIEAPREVLDLSMTEVAARAGVSQPTIARFCHALGFSGFREFKIRLAQGIAAEVPAVYRDVRPDEPTPGVAAKVLDRTIGALIQVRNNLSSDSVAAAIALLAQARRIEFYGAGGSGIAALDVQHKFFRLGMPSVAYSDPHTFLMSAALLGEGDVVVAISNTGRTRDIVDAVKSALASGAKVIAITHGNSPLARLATVGLFANVDEDTDIFSPMTSRVSHLAIGDILAVGVALSRGPELVEKLAQAKEVINRRRIDPRT, encoded by the coding sequence ATGATGCTGTCCCAGGTGATAGAGATGCGCGACCAGTTGCGTCCGTCCGAACGCAAGCTGGCCGATTACGTGATCGAAGCGCCGCGCGAGGTGCTCGATCTCTCGATGACCGAGGTGGCCGCGCGCGCGGGTGTCAGCCAGCCGACCATCGCGCGGTTCTGTCATGCGCTCGGGTTTTCAGGCTTTCGCGAGTTCAAGATCCGGCTGGCGCAAGGCATCGCCGCGGAAGTGCCAGCCGTCTATCGCGACGTGCGGCCGGATGAGCCCACGCCGGGCGTCGCCGCGAAAGTACTCGACCGGACTATCGGCGCGCTGATCCAGGTGCGCAACAATTTGTCGTCGGATAGCGTGGCGGCGGCGATCGCGCTGCTGGCGCAAGCGCGGCGCATTGAGTTTTACGGCGCGGGCGGGTCGGGCATTGCGGCGCTGGATGTGCAGCACAAGTTCTTTCGCCTCGGCATGCCGAGCGTGGCGTATTCGGACCCGCATACGTTTCTCATGTCGGCGGCGCTGCTCGGTGAAGGCGATGTGGTGGTGGCGATTTCGAACACCGGCCGTACACGCGATATCGTCGATGCGGTGAAGTCGGCGTTGGCAAGCGGCGCGAAGGTAATCGCGATTACGCACGGTAATTCGCCTTTGGCGCGACTCGCGACGGTCGGCCTGTTCGCCAACGTCGATGAGGATACGGATATTTTTTCGCCGATGACCTCGCGCGTCTCGCATCTGGCGATCGGCGATATTCTGGCAGTGGGGGTGGCGTTGAGCCGGGGACCGGAACTGGTCGAGAAGCTGGCGCAGGCGAAGGAAGTGATCAACCGCAGGAGGATCGATCCGAGGACGTAA
- a CDS encoding 6-phosphogluconate dehydratase produces MVSPHSQLLKVTQRVVERSKPTRESYLARIEHAQGKFPARGALSCANLAHGFAGLEGHDKLVIKQIRQPNIGIVSSYNEMLSAHAPYKNYPEIIKEAARENGGVAQFAGGVPAMCDGVTQGNAGMELSLFSREVIAMSTAVALTHNMFDAALCLGICDKIVPGLLIGALQFGHLPTIFVPAGPMGSGLSNDDKAKTRQLFATGQCGRDALLEAEAAAYHSQGTCTFYGTANSNQMLMEVMGLHLPSSAFVHPHTALRDALTAQAARRVLDLTVDRGNYMPIGHVVDEKAIVNGIVALLATGGSTNHTLHLVAIARAAGIVIDWDDFDTLSQAVPLLAKIYPNGKADVNHFHAAGGVAFLVRNLLEGGLLHEDVNTVAGKGLHHYTEEPKLLDGKLQWVPGAEKSEDTAVLRGIKEPFQPDGGLRLMQGKLGRGVIKISAVAAQHRKVKAPAIVFDSQEAVQEAFDNGELKRDFIAVVRFQGARANGMPELHRLTPLLGVLQDQGFHVALVTDGRMSGASGKVPAVIHLSPEALLQGPIGKVRTGDMLVIDADAGVLDIEIDAAEWAARPEAAPKHQAENEVGFGRELFGVFRAAAAPAEQGASVFGPMVGEHATQHGERAKAHAEKHTSTTQAS; encoded by the coding sequence ATGGTTTCCCCGCATTCGCAATTGTTGAAGGTCACGCAACGCGTGGTCGAGCGCAGCAAACCCACTCGCGAGTCGTATCTGGCCCGCATTGAACATGCTCAAGGCAAATTCCCGGCGCGCGGCGCGCTCTCGTGCGCCAACCTTGCCCATGGGTTTGCTGGCCTCGAAGGCCACGACAAGCTCGTCATCAAGCAGATCCGCCAGCCGAACATCGGCATCGTGTCCTCGTACAACGAGATGCTGTCGGCGCATGCGCCGTACAAAAACTACCCCGAGATCATCAAGGAAGCCGCGCGTGAAAACGGCGGCGTCGCGCAATTCGCGGGCGGCGTGCCGGCCATGTGCGACGGCGTCACGCAAGGCAACGCGGGTATGGAACTGTCGCTGTTCTCGCGCGAAGTGATCGCGATGAGCACGGCGGTCGCCCTCACGCACAACATGTTCGACGCCGCGCTATGCCTCGGCATCTGCGACAAGATCGTGCCGGGCCTGCTGATCGGCGCGCTGCAATTCGGCCATCTGCCGACGATCTTCGTGCCGGCCGGCCCGATGGGTAGCGGCCTGTCGAACGACGACAAAGCCAAGACCCGCCAGCTCTTCGCCACCGGCCAGTGCGGCCGCGACGCGCTGCTCGAAGCGGAAGCCGCTGCGTACCACAGCCAAGGCACCTGCACCTTCTACGGCACCGCGAACAGCAACCAGATGCTGATGGAAGTCATGGGCCTGCATCTGCCGAGTTCCGCGTTCGTGCATCCGCATACGGCACTACGCGACGCGCTGACCGCGCAGGCCGCACGCCGCGTGCTCGATCTGACGGTGGATCGCGGCAACTACATGCCGATCGGCCATGTGGTCGACGAGAAAGCAATCGTCAACGGCATCGTCGCATTGCTGGCAACGGGCGGCTCGACCAATCACACGCTGCACCTCGTCGCGATTGCACGGGCGGCCGGCATCGTAATCGATTGGGACGACTTCGACACGCTGTCGCAAGCCGTACCGTTGCTCGCGAAGATTTACCCGAACGGCAAGGCCGACGTGAACCACTTCCACGCTGCGGGCGGCGTTGCGTTCCTGGTCCGCAATCTGCTGGAAGGCGGCTTGTTGCATGAAGACGTGAACACCGTCGCGGGCAAGGGTCTGCATCACTACACGGAAGAGCCGAAGCTGCTCGACGGCAAGCTGCAATGGGTGCCGGGCGCGGAAAAGAGCGAAGACACGGCGGTGCTGCGCGGCATCAAAGAGCCGTTCCAGCCGGACGGCGGCCTGCGTCTGATGCAAGGCAAACTCGGTCGCGGTGTGATCAAGATTTCGGCAGTCGCAGCGCAGCATCGCAAGGTGAAGGCGCCGGCGATCGTGTTCGATTCGCAGGAAGCGGTGCAGGAAGCATTCGACAACGGCGAGTTGAAGCGCGATTTCATTGCTGTGGTGCGGTTCCAGGGCGCGCGCGCAAACGGCATGCCTGAACTGCATCGTTTGACGCCGTTGCTCGGTGTGTTGCAGGATCAAGGTTTCCACGTTGCGCTAGTCACCGACGGCCGCATGTCGGGCGCCTCGGGCAAGGTGCCGGCGGTGATCCACCTGTCACCGGAAGCATTGCTGCAAGGCCCGATCGGCAAGGTTCGCACGGGCGACATGTTGGTGATCGATGCAGACGCCGGCGTGCTCGACATCGAAATCGATGCAGCCGAATGGGCGGCGCGACCGGAAGCAGCGCCGAAGCATCAGGCGGAGAACGAAGTCGGCTTCGGCCGCGAACTGTTCGGCGTGTTCCGTGCGGCGGCTGCGCCGGCGGAGCAGGGCGCTTCGGTGTTCGGTCCGATGGTGGGCGAACACGCGACGCAACACGGTGAGCGGGCCAAAGCGCACGCCGAAAAACATACAAGCACCACTCAAGCCAGCTAA
- a CDS encoding 2-keto-3-deoxy-phosphogluconate aldolase, with protein sequence MTAKTVSDIVRLGPVIPVLAFDSVEQGENVSRALHAGGVKVLEITLRTAAGLAAIERASQLAEDIVVGVGTITKPEHCAQAKKAGAQFGVSPGLTRDMHKAAQDAGLPLLPGVMTPTDIITALELGYEIVKFFPAQQAGGIPMLQAFYGPFPTLKFCPTGGITAESAINFLAQPNVVCVGGSWLTPKAALAAQNWDEVTRLARAASELVPSAH encoded by the coding sequence ATGACAGCGAAGACAGTAAGCGATATCGTGCGCCTCGGCCCGGTGATTCCGGTGCTCGCGTTCGACTCGGTCGAGCAAGGTGAAAACGTGTCGCGCGCACTGCACGCGGGTGGCGTTAAGGTGCTGGAAATCACGCTGCGCACCGCAGCCGGTCTCGCAGCGATCGAACGCGCGAGCCAGTTGGCCGAAGACATCGTGGTCGGCGTCGGCACGATCACGAAGCCGGAGCACTGTGCGCAGGCTAAAAAAGCGGGTGCGCAGTTCGGCGTGTCGCCGGGTCTCACGAGGGACATGCACAAGGCCGCGCAAGACGCCGGCTTGCCGTTGCTGCCCGGCGTGATGACGCCGACTGACATCATCACCGCGCTGGAACTCGGCTACGAAATCGTCAAGTTCTTCCCGGCGCAGCAAGCCGGCGGTATCCCGATGCTGCAGGCGTTTTACGGCCCGTTCCCGACGCTGAAATTCTGCCCGACCGGCGGCATCACGGCCGAGAGCGCCATCAATTTCCTCGCACAACCGAACGTCGTGTGCGTCGGCGGTTCGTGGCTCACGCCGAAAGCCGCGCTCGCGGCGCAAAACTGGGACGAAGTCACGCGCCTCGCGCGTGCCGCCAGCGAACTGGTCCCGTCGGCTCACTAA
- a CDS encoding gluconate permease GntT, which translates to MEAVHGSTLLVFAVIAIALLILLITRYKVYPFLVLIIVSLLLGLASGMPIGTIVKSFETGNGNTLGHIAIVVGLGTMLGKMMAESGGAERIATTLIDKFGEKHIHWAMMVVAIIVGLPVFFEVGFVLLIPIAFNVAKRTNKSLLLVGLPMVAGLSVVHGLIPPHPAAMLAVQAYHADIGKTIAYGLIVGVPTAIVAGPLFALLISRYIKLPNNNPLAAQFLGHGDDAQNSAKSEAPKRELPSFGVTLFTVLLPVILMLIGSWADLVFTPNTLANNLLRFVGNSDVALLIAVLVSFWTFGASRGFNREQIQKFCGECLAPIAGITLIVGAGGGFGRVLMDSGISKEIVNVATAMHLSPLLFGWLVAALIRLATGSATVAMTTACGIVAPIASASGVQVVPELLVLATGSGSLIFSHVNDGGFWLIKEYFGMTVGQTFKTWSLLETIISLMGLGLTFALATVV; encoded by the coding sequence ATGGAAGCTGTCCACGGCAGCACGCTGCTGGTCTTCGCGGTGATCGCCATCGCACTTCTGATCCTGCTGATCACCCGCTACAAGGTTTATCCGTTCCTCGTCCTGATCATCGTTTCGCTGCTGCTGGGTCTCGCATCCGGCATGCCGATCGGCACGATCGTCAAATCGTTCGAAACGGGCAATGGCAATACGCTCGGTCACATTGCGATCGTGGTCGGCCTCGGCACCATGCTCGGCAAAATGATGGCCGAATCGGGCGGTGCGGAGCGTATCGCGACTACCTTGATCGACAAGTTCGGCGAGAAACATATTCACTGGGCGATGATGGTCGTCGCGATCATCGTCGGCTTGCCGGTGTTCTTTGAAGTCGGCTTCGTGCTGCTGATTCCGATCGCGTTCAACGTCGCCAAACGCACCAACAAGTCGCTCCTGCTGGTCGGCTTGCCGATGGTCGCGGGTCTGTCCGTCGTGCACGGTTTGATTCCGCCGCACCCGGCCGCGATGCTCGCGGTGCAGGCGTATCACGCCGACATCGGCAAGACGATTGCGTACGGTCTGATAGTGGGCGTGCCGACGGCGATCGTCGCCGGTCCGCTGTTCGCGCTGCTGATCAGCCGCTATATCAAGCTGCCGAACAACAATCCGCTCGCTGCGCAGTTTCTCGGCCACGGTGATGACGCACAAAATAGCGCGAAGAGCGAAGCGCCGAAGCGCGAATTGCCCAGCTTCGGCGTTACTCTGTTCACGGTCCTCCTGCCGGTGATTCTGATGCTGATCGGCAGCTGGGCCGACCTCGTGTTCACGCCGAATACCTTGGCGAACAACCTGCTGCGTTTCGTCGGCAATTCGGACGTCGCGCTGTTAATTGCTGTGCTGGTCAGTTTCTGGACCTTCGGCGCGAGCCGCGGTTTTAATCGTGAGCAGATTCAGAAGTTCTGCGGCGAATGTCTGGCGCCGATCGCGGGTATCACGCTGATCGTGGGCGCGGGTGGCGGCTTCGGGCGCGTGCTGATGGATAGCGGCATCTCGAAGGAAATCGTCAATGTGGCAACGGCTATGCATCTGTCGCCGCTGCTGTTCGGCTGGCTGGTGGCTGCGCTGATTCGCCTGGCCACGGGTTCGGCGACGGTCGCGATGACCACCGCTTGCGGCATCGTTGCTCCGATCGCCTCGGCTAGCGGCGTGCAGGTTGTGCCGGAATTGCTGGTGCTCGCCACCGGTTCAGGCTCGCTGATTTTCTCGCACGTAAACGACGGCGGTTTCTGGCTGATCAAGGAATACTTCGGTATGACGGTGGGGCAGACCTTCAAGACATGGTCGCTCCTCGAAACCATCATTTCACTGATGGGCTTGGGTTTGACTTTCGCGCTCGCGACGGTCGTGTAA
- a CDS encoding gluconate kinase, SKI family → MILIAMGVSGAGKTRIGEMLAERLHCAFTDGDAFHSAANKEKMHHGIPLTDEDRWPWLQTIRVAIEEKQRASEKAVFTCSSLKRSYRDVLRGGSNGDKDVCFVYLKGSFEVLRGRLTTRTGHFFDPSLLQSQLDTLEEPGPDEAITVSIELSPEEIVDEVLRQMTAR, encoded by the coding sequence ATGATTCTGATCGCAATGGGCGTGTCGGGCGCCGGCAAAACGAGGATTGGCGAAATGCTGGCGGAACGCCTGCACTGCGCATTTACCGACGGCGACGCGTTTCACAGCGCCGCCAACAAGGAGAAAATGCACCACGGCATTCCGCTCACCGACGAAGACCGTTGGCCGTGGCTGCAAACTATCCGTGTGGCGATCGAAGAGAAGCAGAGGGCGAGCGAGAAGGCGGTGTTCACGTGTTCATCGCTGAAGCGTTCGTATCGCGATGTGCTGCGCGGCGGCAGCAACGGTGATAAGGACGTGTGCTTCGTCTATCTAAAGGGTTCGTTCGAGGTGTTGCGCGGGCGGTTGACCACGCGCACCGGTCACTTCTTCGATCCGTCGCTGTTGCAAAGTCAGCTCGATACGCTCGAAGAGCCGGGCCCGGACGAGGCGATCACGGTGAGCATCGAGTTGTCGCCGGAGGAGATCGTCGACGAGGTACTGAGGCAGATGACGGCGCGGTGA
- a CDS encoding Adenylosuccinate lyase has product MSDTRPDTLFALNALSPLDGRYASKTEALREWLSEAAFMRNRVTVEIHWLIALSHAGFAEVPRFSEAAEQFLLQLAERFTAHDAARIKDIERVTNHDVKAVEYWLKESVKGQEELERASEFIHFACTSEDINNTSHGLMLAGAREHVILPALRSVHQRLVALAHAQAEQPMLSRTHGQPASPTTLGKEIANVAARLERAIDRIAKVELLGKMNGAVGNFNAHLSAYPEFDWEAFSREVVEQRLKLTFNPYTIQIEPHDYMAELFDAVSRANTILLDLDRDVWGYISVGYFKQRTKAGEIGSSTMPHKVNPIDFENSEGNLGLANATLRHLADKLPISRWQRDLTDSTVLRNMGVAFGYSLLAYDSLIRGLDKLEVNAQRLNEDLDNCWEVLAEPVQTVMRRYGIENPYEQLKELTRGKGITREALQTFVTGLAIPQDAKDRLLAMTPGSYIGKAVELAKRIA; this is encoded by the coding sequence ATGTCCGACACCCGCCCCGACACCCTGTTCGCGCTGAACGCGCTCTCCCCGCTCGACGGCCGCTACGCCTCGAAGACCGAAGCCCTTCGCGAGTGGCTCTCGGAAGCCGCTTTCATGCGCAATCGCGTGACGGTTGAAATCCACTGGCTGATAGCGCTCTCGCACGCCGGTTTCGCCGAAGTGCCGCGCTTTTCCGAAGCCGCCGAACAGTTCCTGCTGCAACTGGCCGAGCGCTTCACCGCGCACGACGCCGCGCGCATCAAGGACATCGAACGCGTGACGAATCACGACGTGAAAGCGGTCGAGTACTGGCTGAAGGAATCGGTGAAGGGTCAGGAAGAACTGGAACGCGCGAGCGAGTTCATCCACTTCGCGTGCACGTCGGAAGACATCAACAACACGTCGCACGGCCTGATGCTCGCCGGCGCACGTGAACACGTGATTCTGCCGGCGCTGCGCTCGGTGCATCAGCGCCTCGTCGCGCTGGCTCATGCGCAAGCCGAACAGCCGATGCTGTCGCGCACGCACGGCCAGCCGGCCAGCCCGACCACGCTCGGCAAGGAAATTGCCAACGTCGCCGCGCGTCTGGAACGCGCGATCGACCGTATCGCGAAGGTCGAACTGCTGGGCAAGATGAACGGCGCAGTCGGCAACTTCAACGCGCATCTGTCCGCGTATCCGGAATTCGACTGGGAAGCGTTCTCGCGTGAAGTGGTCGAACAGCGCCTGAAGCTCACGTTCAATCCGTACACGATCCAGATCGAACCGCACGACTACATGGCCGAACTGTTCGACGCCGTGTCGCGCGCCAACACGATCCTGCTGGATCTGGACCGCGACGTGTGGGGCTACATCTCGGTTGGTTACTTCAAGCAACGCACGAAGGCCGGTGAAATCGGTTCGTCGACGATGCCGCACAAGGTCAATCCGATCGATTTCGAAAATTCGGAAGGCAACCTGGGCCTGGCCAACGCCACGCTGCGTCACCTCGCTGACAAGCTGCCGATTTCGCGCTGGCAGCGTGACCTGACCGACTCGACGGTGCTGCGCAATATGGGTGTCGCGTTCGGCTACTCGCTGCTTGCGTACGACTCGCTGATCCGCGGTCTGGACAAGCTCGAAGTGAATGCGCAGCGTCTGAACGAAGACCTCGACAACTGCTGGGAAGTGCTGGCTGAGCCGGTGCAAACGGTGATGCGCCGCTACGGCATCGAGAACCCGTACGAGCAGTTGAAGGAACTCACGCGCGGCAAGGGCATCACGCGCGAAGCGCTGCAAACGTTCGTTACCGGTCTGGCGATTCCGCAGGACGCGAAGGATCGTTTGCTCGCCATGACGCCGGGTTCGTATATCGGCAAGGCGGTCGAACTGGCTAAGCGGATCGCTTAA